In Deltaproteobacteria bacterium, the genomic stretch CAGCACGAGCAACGCCAGGTTCGGCGCCGATTTCACCGCGAAGCAAGCAAGGACGTCGAGACCGCGAAGCGCCGCGCGGAAGACGCGCGCGTGCCTCAGCAGGGTCGCCGTCGAATAGACGTAGGCCGGCGTCCCCACCTCCTCCGCCAGCTCCGAGAGCGGCACCTCTTCGCAGCAGAGTTGCCCTTTGCGGCGCTGGAAGTGGTTCACCGGCTGCCCCCGTCCGCGCTGCCGGCGTCCGGCGCTGCTGCCTCCGCGGAAGGCGGCCGCGCCGGTCCTTTGACGCCGCAGACGACGAGGGTGGACGTGGCAAGGACGATGAGCGCGCGGACTATGGTGCGCATCTCATCGCGTGATCAGAAGGGAATGGCGAGCAGCAGCCGGACCGCGTGCGCGGCGGAACCGCTCTGGTTCGCCGCCACGTTCCGGAGGCCGTCGAAGGGCAGGAGGATGCCGTACGCCAGGCCGGCGTGGAAACGGTCCGACGTGTCGTACGTGATCCCGACATTCAGCTCGAGGCCCAGCGGTTTGGCCAGACCCGGTGTGTTCTCCGCGTACCAGGCCTGCGCGTACATCGTGGAGAGGATCAGCTCGAACCCGGTGTCGTCCCCGCCACCCGTCTTGCGGCCGGTGGGCCTGTAACGCATGGAAGGCTTGACGTACCAGGCGCTGGTCACCGACGTGATCAGGTTGCGGAACAGGATCATGTCGACGTTGAAGGAGCGATTGAAGACGAAGTTGTTGATCCGCGCGTGGCCGCCGGTCGGGCTGGAGAAATCGAGGTGGCTGCCGTCGATGTCGCCTGCTCCTGCCGCGCGCGTGGGCTGCTGGCCGGGAGCCGCCGGCTGCGCGGCCCCGGACCCCTGCCGCCAGGGCCGCGCTCCGAACCCGTAGGCCCCCTTGTCGCCGGAAGCTCCGCCCCACTCGAGCCCGAACAGGAGCGCATCCGCCGAGAGCAATGCGACATCGGTCTGGAGCGCTCCGCCCACCTGGAAGATGTTGAGGCCGCGCTTGAGCTCCTGCGCGACCTCCTGCGTGACGGTGCCGGTGTCGAACTCCGACTGCTGGTGCGTGCCGACGGTCCCCAGGTTGAAGGCCACCTCGGCGTCGAGCCGCCACTTCTTGCGCTTGAGCGAGAAGAACGCGTCGGGCTGGTAGATCTTCGCCCGCCGCTCGACGACGCGCGAGCGCAGCGTTCCGGTAGAGTCGGTGGCGCTCACCGGCGTGTCCCAGACCTGCGTGCGGTAGTCGAGGACGAGCCCGTAGTTGATCACCCACTGATTCGCGGCGAGCTTCCGTTTGATCTCCTCCTGGGTATCGACGCGCGTCACCTCGAGCGCCAGCCGGTACCCGTCGTCGAGCGTGTCCAAATCCACGCTGCGCCCCAGCTCGCCCTTGTCGCCGGTGGTCATCGCGCCCTTGTCGAGGATGTCGAACATCACCGACAGGTGGTGGCCCTTGAACTCGCGCGGCGCGAACGCGATCCGGTCGTAGGTGTCCCCGTAGTCGCAGTCGAGGCAATTGCCGTCGTTGTGCAGGATCCCGAGGCCCCAGTGGTAGCCCATGCGGCCGAAGAGCAACTCGCCGAGCTGTGTGTTCACCCGACCCCAGACGCGCTTGACGTTGACGGTGCCCGCTCCGCGCCGGTTCGCCAGCAGCGAGAGCGGCGTGAAGGGATCGAGATACGCGTCCGTCGCCGGGCTGCTTCCGAGGAGGATGTTGTCGAGGATGTCCGCCTGGAAATAGATGGAGAGATCCTCGCTGACGGCGAGCGTGGGCTCGAAACGGAAGCGGAAGTTCGCGTCCGACTGGCTGTTGTTGCCGGTGCCGATGAACGGACCGGGGAAGAGAAAGTTGCCCGCCGGATCGGCGCCACGGCCGAGGCGCATGTTGTTGAAGAACTCGCCGCGCATCCGCAGATAGCCGTGCGGCTGGAACAGGTTCACCCGCTGCTTGAGCGATTCGACCGCTTCGCTGTCCTGCACCCGCGCCTGCGAGTCCTGCTCGACCCAGGCCGTTTCCTGCTTCACCTCGTCTTTGGTCTTCTGCAGCTCGCGGCGGACCTCCTCCATCACCTGCCGGCGGAACTCCTCCTGATCGAACGTGCGCGGAGTCTGCACCGTGCTGGCTCCGGCCGCAGCGGGCGCGGTGGCTGGCGCCGTCGAGGTGGCCGCGCTCGAAGACGGAGCAGCCGCGGTCCCCTGCTCTCCCGTCTTCGTCGAGGTGGCTGGCGCCTGCGACTGGCCGGCGGACGGGTTCTTGGGAGGCCGCTTGGGCTTCGCCTTGCGCGCCGGAGGGGTCTCCGCAGGAGCGGTCTGGGCGAAGGCGCCGCCCGCGGCGATGCTGAGAGCTGCGGCGAGGCAGAGCGAGCGAAGCATCCGTTCCACTCCCGGAAAGGGCAAGGGACGCGCGCGAGTAGCACGCGTTCCGCCGCGGGGTCAAGGAACGAAACCTTTGCAAACTGCGCCTGCGCGCGTTGAATGCGAGGCATGAACCTCGTGTTCGTGCTGCTCCTCGTCGCCGCAGCGATCGCGGGCGCGGTCCGCGGCGACATCAAGGCCGTGGGACAGGGCGCGTTCGACGGCGCATCGCAAGGCGTGACGCTCGCCATCGGGCTGATCGGCGTGATGGCGCTGTGGCTCGGGCTGATGCGGATCGCGGAGAAGGCCGGGCTGGTGGAGAAGCTCGCGCGCGCGGCCCGCCCCATCTTCCGCCCTCTCTTCCCCGGCATCCCCGATGGGCACCCCGCCATCTCGGCCATGCTGCTGAACATCGCCGCGAACATGATGGGACTCGGCAACGCGGCCACCCCGTTCGGGATCAAGGCGATGGAGGAGCTGGAGAAGCTGAATCCGACCCCCGGAACGGCCACCAACGCGCAGGTGCTGTTCCTCGCCATCAACACCGCCTCGCTGCAGCTGGTACCGACGACGGTGATCGCGCTGCGCGCCGCCGCGAAGTCGACGGACCCGGCGGGCATCCTCCTCCCCACGCTGATGGCGACGGTCTGCGCGCTGACGGTCGGGATCCTCGCCGCCAGGCTGCTCGAGCGGGTGTGGAAGTGAGACACGCATTCGAGATCGCCTCGAGCTGGATCCTGATCGCGCTTCTGGTTGGCATTCCTCTCTACGGCTGGGTCAAGGGCGTCAAGGTGTACGAGGCGTTCGTGGAGGGCGCGAAGGAGGGGTTCAACGTCGCGGTCCGGATCATTCCCTTCCTCGTCGCAATCCTCGCGGCGGTGGGCGGCTTCCGCGCCGCCGGCGCGATGGATGCGTTGGCGAAGGTGCTCGCTCCGATCACCGGCCCCCTCGGCCTGCCCGCGGAAGTGCTGCCGATGGCGCTGGTGCGTCCGCTCTCCGGATCGGGGGCGCTGGGGCTTCTCGGCAACATCTTCGCGACCCCGGGCCTCGGCCCGGACTCGTACGCCGGCCGCCTCGGCTCGGTGCTGCAGGGATCGACGGAGACGACGTTCTACGTGCTCTCGGTGTACTGCGGATCGGTGGGAATCGTCCGCTACCGGCACGCGCTCGCTGCAGGGCTCCTCGCCGACTTCACCGGTCTGACCGCCTCTGTGCTGATCGCGCGGATGCTTTGGATGTAAGGTTCGCGCCCATGCGCCGGATCGCTCTCATCGCCGCACTGTTCTGCGCCGTCTCCTGCAAACGCAGCGAGGACGAGGCGGCGCGGGCGCGAATCTTCTCTCCCCAGCAGCCGGTGGGCGAGCTGCCGGAAGCGAAGGAGAAGCTGGACCCCACGCGGCTCGCGGAAGATCCCGCGCTGGCGAACCGCGTGCTGCACATGCAGCGGCGCGAGATCGATCAGCGGATCGGGACGCACAAGGCGCAACAGCGCGTGCAGTTCGCCTGGTTCCGCGGGCCGGGTCTTCCCGACGGCGGCTCCGAAGTCTCCCTCGCCGAGGAGACCACCCTGCTGGAGGGTCCGGGCGACGAGTTCTCGGTACGCCTGGTCAACGATCGCAACCAGGGGTTCGAGCTCGTGTGGGTGAAGGGCGAGGCATTCGTCAAAAGCCTCTATGGCGCTTTCCACAAGCGAAGGACCGACCGCACCGACCCGCCGCGCATCCGCGAGCAGGCGATGTCGGGGCTGGCGACGTTCGACCGTCTCGCCCGCGGTCTCAAGCTGCGCAACGCCGGGGAGTCGAAGTCAGAGGGGCGCCGCGTCGTGCGCTACGTCGTGACGGGCTACGGCGCGCGGGCCGGCGAGAAGGACACGAGCGATCTGCCGCCGGTGCAGTACCCCGAGAACCGCACCGATCCGGACACGGCACGTCGCCTCGAGCTATGGGAAAAAGAGGAGCCGCTCTCCGTGCGCGGCACGGTCCTCGTCGACGCCGAGACCGCCGCCCCGCTTGCCTGCGATCTCCAGGGGCACTTCAAGGTAGCGGACAACGGCCAGGGACCGGCGGCGGAACTCCATCTCCACTCGGTGCTCGTCACCTCGAGCATCGGGAAGGATCCGAATCTCAAGGCGCCGCAGTTCGAGCCGGAGACGAGCGTTCCGCACGCCGTCAAGGACCCGCTGCGCTTTCTCGGCAAGGGTCCGGCCGCGGGTCCGCAACCCCCCGCCGGCGAGGAACCCGAGGACTCCGAAGAGGACGAAACGCCCCCGCGCTGAGCCTCGCCAATCCTGCGGGAAAGCAGGATCTTTCCCGATAGTCGCGCACATTTGCGCCAAAAGGTTGATCTGTCCCGAATCCCGTGTTCCTCTGCGCGCGTAGAGC encodes the following:
- a CDS encoding TIGR04551 family protein, with translation MLRSLCLAAALSIAAGGAFAQTAPAETPPARKAKPKRPPKNPSAGQSQAPATSTKTGEQGTAAAPSSSAATSTAPATAPAAAGASTVQTPRTFDQEEFRRQVMEEVRRELQKTKDEVKQETAWVEQDSQARVQDSEAVESLKQRVNLFQPHGYLRMRGEFFNNMRLGRGADPAGNFLFPGPFIGTGNNSQSDANFRFRFEPTLAVSEDLSIYFQADILDNILLGSSPATDAYLDPFTPLSLLANRRGAGTVNVKRVWGRVNTQLGELLFGRMGYHWGLGILHNDGNCLDCDYGDTYDRIAFAPREFKGHHLSVMFDILDKGAMTTGDKGELGRSVDLDTLDDGYRLALEVTRVDTQEEIKRKLAANQWVINYGLVLDYRTQVWDTPVSATDSTGTLRSRVVERRAKIYQPDAFFSLKRKKWRLDAEVAFNLGTVGTHQQSEFDTGTVTQEVAQELKRGLNIFQVGGALQTDVALLSADALLFGLEWGGASGDKGAYGFGARPWRQGSGAAQPAAPGQQPTRAAGAGDIDGSHLDFSSPTGGHARINNFVFNRSFNVDMILFRNLITSVTSAWYVKPSMRYRPTGRKTGGGDDTGFELILSTMYAQAWYAENTPGLAKPLGLELNVGITYDTSDRFHAGLAYGILLPFDGLRNVAANQSGSAAHAVRLLLAIPF